A single genomic interval of Hydrotalea sp. harbors:
- the dksA gene encoding RNA polymerase-binding protein DksA — protein sequence MVNKNLATAELDWEQIFGLFPSGMASGESAPVLPTGYAPSNDEEFMSPLMREYFRKKLIDWRQELLKSNAEVIEELQQDSDKKPDPLERASVEQIRSVDLHARNRQRKLIVKINDALIRIANKKYGYCEDTGRPIDLKRLEARPIATLSLEAQQNYENEERNYNDDL from the coding sequence ATGGTGAATAAAAATCTTGCAACCGCCGAACTCGATTGGGAGCAGATATTTGGGCTATTCCCGAGCGGCATGGCCAGTGGGGAATCCGCGCCGGTGCTACCGACTGGCTACGCGCCAAGCAACGATGAAGAATTTATGAGCCCGCTGATGCGCGAATATTTTCGCAAAAAATTAATCGATTGGCGGCAAGAATTATTAAAAAGCAACGCCGAGGTTATCGAAGAATTGCAACAGGATAGCGATAAAAAACCCGACCCATTGGAGCGCGCCAGCGTTGAACAAATCCGCTCGGTCGACCTGCATGCGCGCAACCGACAACGCAAATTGATTGTCAAAATTAACGACGCCTTGATTAGAATTGCCAATAAAAAATATGGCTATTGCGAGGACACCGGTCGGCCAATCGATTTAAAAAGGTTGGAGGCGCGACCAATTGCCACCCTGTCGCTTGAGGCACAACAAAATTATGAAAACGAAGAACGAAATTACAACGACGACCTATAG